Proteins co-encoded in one Trueperella abortisuis genomic window:
- the dxs gene encoding 1-deoxy-D-xylulose-5-phosphate synthase: MILDSITCPADLASLNNKDLTQLAAEIRRFLVVNVAKTGGHLGPNLGVVELTIALHRVFDSPRDVLVWDTGHQAYVHKILTGRKDFQGLRQEGGLSGYPNRAESEHDVVENSHASTALSWADGIARGMQMSGQDHRVVAIIGDGAMTGGMAWEALNNIAEDPNRPVVIVLNDNGRSYAPTVGGIVRRFDPVRKLDAVRVNRDYENFLDWGKRTLQDGGLPGKLTYDTLRGIKKGMKEILFDAGIFDSLGLKYIGPVDGHDIASLEEAFRMARDFGGPVVVHAMTEKGRGYRPAEENKADRFHAVGKIHPETGLPIEPSRFGWTSIFAEEILDIARKDAAIVGITAAMLQPVGLSLMREEFPRRVIDVGIAEQHAVTMSAGLAKAGYHPVIALYATFLNRGFDQLLMDVALHDAPVTICLDRAGVTGDDGASHNGMWDLSMAAMIPNLSVAVPRDEPRMRELLREATASAAPTIVRYPKGSVPPELPTLRKAGSLDVVYERDEGGKPLVLVAVGPMAHAMVEAAERIEGSVLVVDPRWVLPTSPDLVELVAGADGVIVLEDGLIDGGVGDELRSALARANSDVPVRNLGIHKAFLKHAARAAILHREAMDADAVVATAKTLR, from the coding sequence GTGATTCTTGATTCGATTACTTGTCCTGCGGACCTCGCCTCGCTGAACAACAAGGACCTTACACAGCTTGCGGCGGAGATCCGCCGCTTCCTCGTGGTCAACGTGGCGAAGACGGGCGGCCACCTCGGCCCCAACCTCGGGGTCGTCGAACTGACAATCGCCCTGCACCGAGTCTTCGATTCCCCGCGCGACGTCCTCGTGTGGGATACCGGCCACCAGGCATACGTGCATAAGATTCTCACCGGCCGGAAGGACTTCCAGGGCTTGCGTCAGGAGGGCGGGCTTTCGGGTTACCCGAACAGGGCCGAATCCGAGCACGACGTCGTTGAGAACTCCCACGCCTCGACGGCGCTGTCCTGGGCGGACGGGATCGCGCGCGGCATGCAGATGTCAGGTCAAGACCACCGAGTAGTGGCGATCATCGGGGATGGCGCGATGACCGGCGGCATGGCCTGGGAGGCGCTGAACAACATCGCGGAGGATCCCAACCGCCCCGTCGTCATCGTCCTCAACGACAACGGCCGCTCGTATGCGCCAACCGTGGGCGGGATCGTGCGCCGCTTCGACCCGGTTCGTAAGCTCGACGCGGTGCGCGTCAACCGCGACTACGAGAACTTCCTCGACTGGGGCAAACGCACCCTTCAAGACGGCGGACTGCCGGGCAAGCTCACCTACGACACGCTGCGCGGCATCAAGAAGGGCATGAAGGAGATCCTCTTCGACGCCGGTATCTTTGACTCGCTCGGGCTGAAGTACATCGGCCCCGTCGATGGCCACGACATCGCCAGCCTTGAAGAGGCATTCCGGATGGCGCGCGACTTCGGCGGACCCGTCGTCGTCCACGCCATGACGGAGAAGGGACGCGGCTACAGGCCGGCGGAGGAGAACAAGGCCGACCGCTTCCACGCGGTGGGCAAGATTCATCCCGAGACCGGCCTGCCCATCGAGCCCTCCCGCTTCGGCTGGACCTCGATCTTCGCCGAGGAGATCCTCGACATCGCCCGGAAGGATGCCGCGATCGTGGGAATCACCGCCGCGATGCTCCAGCCCGTGGGCTTGTCCCTCATGCGGGAGGAGTTCCCGAGGCGCGTCATTGACGTAGGGATCGCCGAGCAGCACGCCGTGACGATGTCGGCGGGTCTGGCTAAGGCCGGCTATCACCCCGTCATCGCGCTGTACGCGACGTTTCTCAACCGCGGCTTCGATCAGCTACTCATGGACGTGGCCCTCCACGACGCGCCCGTCACCATCTGCCTCGATCGTGCGGGCGTGACCGGTGATGACGGTGCCTCCCACAACGGCATGTGGGATCTGTCGATGGCGGCGATGATCCCGAACCTGTCGGTGGCCGTCCCGCGTGACGAGCCGCGCATGCGCGAGCTCCTCCGCGAGGCCACGGCTAGCGCGGCGCCGACCATCGTGCGCTACCCGAAGGGTTCGGTCCCGCCCGAGCTGCCAACCCTGCGCAAGGCCGGCAGCCTCGACGTCGTCTACGAACGCGACGAGGGTGGAAAGCCGCTCGTCCTCGTCGCCGTTGGCCCGATGGCACACGCAATGGTCGAGGCCGCCGAGCGGATAGAGGGGTCGGTATTGGTGGTCGACCCGCGCTGGGTGCTTCCCACAAGCCCCGACCTGGTCGAGCTGGTTGCTGGCGCGGATGGCGTGATCGTCCTCGAGGACGGTCTCATCGACGGCGGCGTGGGTGACGAGCTACGCTCCGCGCTGGCACGCGCCAATTCGGACGTGCCCGTACGCAACCTCGGCATCCACAAGGCCTTCCTCAAGCACGCCGCCCGGGCGGCAATCCTGCACCGCGAGGCAATGGACGCCGACGCCGTGGTCGCAACGGCAAAGACGCTGCGTTAG
- a CDS encoding HRDC domain-containing protein, translated as MTQPTPARLLDKPRDGLPPVTGDDIDDAVARLAAGTGPFGVDTERANEMHYSSRAYLIQIRREGTGTVLIDPLGIEDRMAGLAEVMRQEWILHAAHQDLVCLAELGLRPTKVFDTEIAALILGYDKVSLQAVCERALGWTLAKEYSRSDWAQRPLPLPMLTYAALDVELLGELREVMTGELKEAGRYEWFLEECEEVRLRKPPPPRQQPWRRSSRQAGIRDQRALAMLRELWSARDELARRRDLAPHKVIPNNVLAQLAKRKPRSRADVANSSLLRTGSRRRDVDTWWRAIDIAWHLDERALPERRFTEHRDPFPPTNEWEHKRPEAAHRWAILRPTVLEIADELAIRQEVVLKPRTQKIAAWNGWDSLPQLEAILAGDGARPWQIELTARRIHDAVAAG; from the coding sequence TTGACACAGCCCACACCCGCCCGCCTACTCGATAAGCCACGCGATGGCCTGCCGCCCGTCACGGGCGACGACATCGACGACGCCGTCGCCCGTCTCGCTGCCGGCACCGGCCCCTTCGGGGTCGATACCGAGCGCGCTAATGAGATGCACTATTCCTCGCGCGCCTACCTCATCCAGATCCGTCGGGAAGGGACCGGGACGGTCCTCATTGACCCGCTCGGCATTGAGGATCGCATGGCCGGGCTGGCGGAGGTCATGAGGCAGGAGTGGATCCTCCACGCAGCCCATCAGGACCTCGTGTGCCTTGCCGAGCTCGGGTTGCGGCCCACCAAGGTGTTCGACACGGAGATCGCCGCCCTCATCCTCGGCTACGACAAGGTCTCCCTTCAGGCGGTGTGCGAGCGGGCGCTCGGCTGGACACTGGCGAAAGAGTATTCTCGCTCGGACTGGGCCCAGCGCCCCCTTCCTCTACCAATGCTCACCTATGCAGCACTCGACGTGGAGCTCCTTGGCGAGTTGCGCGAGGTGATGACGGGTGAACTGAAGGAGGCCGGCCGTTACGAGTGGTTCCTCGAGGAGTGCGAGGAGGTGCGCCTGCGCAAGCCGCCCCCGCCCCGTCAACAGCCCTGGAGGAGATCCTCACGCCAAGCGGGGATCCGCGACCAGCGCGCGCTCGCCATGCTGCGCGAGCTCTGGTCGGCCCGCGATGAGCTGGCCAGACGCCGTGATCTCGCGCCGCACAAGGTGATCCCCAACAATGTGCTGGCCCAACTTGCCAAGCGCAAGCCACGCTCGCGCGCCGACGTGGCCAACTCCTCACTGTTGCGCACCGGCTCGCGTCGGCGCGACGTCGACACGTGGTGGCGCGCCATCGATATCGCCTGGCACCTCGACGAGCGTGCCCTGCCCGAGCGCAGGTTCACCGAGCATCGCGACCCGTTTCCTCCCACGAATGAATGGGAACACAAGAGGCCCGAGGCGGCGCACCGGTGGGCGATCTTGCGCCCGACCGTCCTGGAGATCGCCGACGAGCTCGCCATCCGCCAGGAGGTCGTTCTCAAGCCGCGCACGCAGAAGATTGCGGCATGGAACGGCTGGGATAGCCTGCCCCAGCTCGAGGCGATCCTCGCAGGTGACGGCGCTCGCCCGTGGCAGATCGAGCTGACGGCACGCCGCATTCACGACGCCGTAGCGGCCGGCTAA
- a CDS encoding DUF3000 domain-containing protein — translation MTNQQPPSEFVTALESLKGQQFRPEIHVAQIPGPTRIAPWAVALQAEVNDSPTLDPDYLRGSAKFVVLHDPAGQPAWNGTFRIVIHAQAAMDAAMGDDPLLGEVAWSWLADALDGNGASYHSLNGTVTRVFNETFGGLYLNSSRVELELRASWTPQTVYLTEHLHAWADFAASMAGLGPWSETVRSIGRKVDKI, via the coding sequence GTGACCAATCAACAGCCGCCTTCGGAGTTTGTCACTGCGCTTGAGTCCCTCAAGGGCCAGCAGTTTCGTCCCGAGATCCACGTCGCCCAGATTCCGGGTCCCACGAGGATTGCGCCGTGGGCGGTGGCTTTGCAGGCCGAGGTGAATGACTCCCCCACCCTGGACCCGGATTACCTGCGCGGCTCGGCCAAGTTTGTTGTCTTGCACGACCCGGCGGGTCAGCCCGCTTGGAACGGCACGTTCCGCATCGTCATTCACGCCCAGGCCGCGATGGACGCCGCCATGGGCGACGACCCGCTCCTGGGAGAGGTCGCCTGGTCGTGGCTGGCGGACGCCCTCGACGGCAACGGCGCCTCCTATCACAGCCTCAACGGCACCGTCACCCGCGTGTTCAACGAAACCTTCGGCGGGCTCTACCTCAATTCCTCGCGCGTCGAGCTCGAGCTTCGCGCGTCGTGGACACCGCAGACCGTCTACTTGACGGAGCATCTACACGCCTGGGCCGACTTCGCGGCATCCATGGCGGGCCTGGGCCCGTGGAGTGAGACAGTACGAAGCATCGGGCGTAAGGTGGACAAGATTTGA
- the treZ gene encoding malto-oligosyltrehalose trehalohydrolase, which yields MPSIAVWAPEAESVAAVVEGREITLERQGDGRFGLPETLPAGTRYHLRVDGGMGLPDPRSMCQPEGPHGPSELVDPASFMWTDADWHGEDLAGKVFYELHVGTFTDEGTFRAAIGKLDHLRTLGVDVVELMPIAPMPGQRGWGYDGVSIYAIHHPYGRPEDLAALVDAIHARGMSACLDVVYNHFGPDGNYLAQFGPYFTSRHHTPWGEALNLDGDGATHVRRYLIDNAVQWLRDYHFDALRLDAVPHLRDDSRYHFLAQLSDEVAQLGRSLGRRLTLIAESDLNDPAMVTPTAAGGFGMDMQWADDVHHALHVWLTGETNAYYVDYTGRETMRQAFEHGFVRVGQELQFDPAPRGLPIPDGMSGHRFVVFDENHDQVGNRLISDRPSRKLSPCVLAVSRALILLSHYTPMLFMGEEWGTSHPFNYFTDHGAELGPLIKDGREAEFATWDLASVYGDEPVSMPDPQSEAAFLDSKLDWAEVAEPDHCRMFNFVRDLIALRRSDPDLASGDRSRTEFHLAGDAGWMRRGQATVVFSIAAGPRELPAPTGDLVLAWSTPDLADGKVRFDGPGVAVFR from the coding sequence ATGCCTAGCATTGCCGTCTGGGCACCCGAGGCCGAGTCCGTCGCCGCCGTCGTCGAGGGTCGCGAGATCACCCTTGAGCGGCAGGGTGATGGCCGCTTCGGCCTGCCCGAAACGTTGCCCGCCGGCACGCGCTACCATCTGCGGGTCGACGGCGGGATGGGCCTACCCGACCCGCGTTCTATGTGTCAGCCCGAGGGCCCACACGGTCCGAGCGAGCTGGTCGACCCGGCCTCGTTTATGTGGACGGACGCCGACTGGCACGGCGAGGACCTAGCCGGCAAGGTCTTCTATGAGCTACACGTGGGCACCTTCACCGATGAGGGCACCTTCCGCGCCGCGATCGGAAAGCTCGACCACCTGCGCACCCTCGGCGTCGACGTCGTCGAACTCATGCCGATCGCGCCCATGCCCGGACAGCGCGGCTGGGGCTACGACGGGGTCTCCATCTACGCCATCCACCACCCCTACGGGCGCCCGGAGGACCTGGCGGCGCTCGTGGATGCGATCCACGCACGCGGGATGTCGGCCTGCCTTGACGTCGTCTACAACCACTTCGGCCCGGACGGGAACTACCTGGCCCAGTTCGGCCCGTATTTCACCAGCCGCCACCACACGCCGTGGGGCGAGGCGCTCAACCTCGACGGCGACGGCGCGACCCACGTGCGCCGATACCTCATTGACAACGCCGTGCAGTGGTTGCGCGACTACCACTTCGACGCGCTCCGTCTCGACGCCGTCCCCCATCTGCGCGACGACTCTCGCTATCACTTCCTCGCTCAGCTCTCCGACGAGGTGGCCCAGCTTGGCCGCAGTCTAGGGCGTCGCCTGACGCTCATCGCCGAGTCCGATCTTAACGATCCGGCGATGGTCACCCCCACCGCGGCGGGCGGGTTCGGGATGGACATGCAGTGGGCCGACGACGTTCACCATGCCCTTCACGTGTGGCTGACCGGGGAAACGAACGCGTACTACGTCGATTACACGGGCCGCGAAACGATGCGCCAAGCTTTCGAACACGGATTCGTGAGGGTGGGCCAGGAGCTCCAGTTCGACCCGGCGCCGCGCGGCTTACCGATCCCGGATGGCATGAGCGGTCACCGTTTCGTCGTCTTTGATGAAAACCACGACCAGGTGGGCAACCGTCTCATCTCTGACCGCCCCTCGCGCAAGCTTTCCCCCTGCGTGCTTGCCGTCTCTCGCGCGCTCATCCTGCTCTCGCACTACACGCCGATGCTCTTCATGGGCGAGGAATGGGGAACGTCGCACCCGTTTAACTACTTCACTGACCACGGCGCCGAGCTCGGCCCCCTCATCAAGGACGGCCGCGAAGCGGAGTTCGCCACCTGGGATCTTGCCTCCGTCTATGGAGACGAGCCGGTTTCCATGCCGGACCCGCAATCGGAGGCGGCTTTCCTCGACTCCAAGCTGGACTGGGCGGAGGTCGCTGAGCCGGATCATTGCCGGATGTTCAACTTCGTGCGTGACCTCATCGCGTTGCGCCGCTCCGATCCCGATCTTGCCTCCGGCGACCGCTCCCGCACGGAGTTCCACCTCGCCGGCGATGCCGGGTGGATGCGGCGGGGGCAGGCGACGGTCGTCTTCTCCATTGCCGCTGGCCCGCGGGAGCTTCCCGCACCCACGGGTGATCTCGTGCTTGCGTGGTCCACCCCCGACCTCGCGGACGGCAAGGTGCGCTTCGACGGGCCCGGGGTGGCCGTCTTTCGCTAA